A genomic stretch from Lathyrus oleraceus cultivar Zhongwan6 chromosome 2, CAAS_Psat_ZW6_1.0, whole genome shotgun sequence includes:
- the LOC127118895 gene encoding ribonuclease H2 subunit A: protein MICAFQVYIDTVGDPGKYEAKMSKNFPSIKFVVAKKADSLYPVVSGASIAAKVTRDRAVRDWVLDETADNIHRNFGSGYPADPATKSWLENHKHSIFGFPTLVRFSWGTCSTYFKSGAEVLWS from the exons ATGATTTGTGCTTTTCAGGTTTATATTGATACGGTCGGAGATCCAGGGAAATATGAGGCAAAAATGTCTAAAAATTTCCCATCTATCAAATTTGTGGTTGCTAAGAAAGCTGATAGTCTTTATCCTGTTGTCAGTGGTGCAAGTATAGCTGCAAAG GTTACGAGGGACCGAGCTGTAAGAGATTGGGTGCTCGATGAGACTGCTGATAATATACACAGGAACTTTGGTTCTGGATATCCTGCAG ATCCCGCAACCAAGTCTTGGCTAGAAAATCACAAACATTCTATCTTCGGTTTTCCAACATTGGTTCGGTTTAGTTGGGGAACTTGCAGCACTTATTTTAAAAGTGGTGCTGAAGTTTTATG GTCTTAA
- the LOC127118897 gene encoding probable fructokinase-6, chloroplastic gives MLADILKENNVNNQGMRFDPGARTALAFVTLRSDGEQEFMFYRNPSADMLLQEDELDLDLIRKAKIFHYGSISLITEPCKSAHIAAAKAAKDAGVFLSYDPNLRLPLWPSADSAREGILSIWETADIIKISEEEISFLTNGENPYDDAVVRKLFHPNLKLLLVTEGSEGCRYYTKEFSGRVKGMKVDAVDTTGAGDAFVAGILSQLATDLSLLHKEEQLRDSLKFANACGALTVTERGAIPALPTKETVLNALLEPVL, from the exons ATGCTTGCTGATATACTCAAGGAAAATAATGTAAACAACCAAGGGATGCGTTTTGACCCTGGTGCACGTACTGCCTTAGCATTTGTTACACTGAGGAGTGACGGAGAGCAAGAGTTCATGTTTTATCGTAATCCCAGTGCTGATATGCTGCTCCAAGAAGATGAACTAGACTTGGACTTAATCAGAAAG GCCAAGATCTTTCATTACGGGTCGATCAGTCTTATAACAGAACCATGCAAATCGGCACATATAGCTGCTGCAAAGGCAGCAAAAGATGCCGGCGTATTTCTGTCTTATGACCCTAACCTGCGGCTTCCTTTATGGCCTTCTGCAGATAGTGCTAGAGAAGGGATTCTGAGTATATGGGAGACTGCAGATATCATCAAG ATAAGTGAAGAAGAGATTTCATTTCTTACAAATGGTGAAAATCCATACGATGACGCCGTTGTACGAAAACTTTTCCATCCAAACCTCAAGCTACTGCTTGTTACTGAAGGTTCAGAAGGCTGCAGATATTACACCAAG GAGTTTAGTGGTAGAGTGAAGGGAATGAAGGTGGATGCAGTTGACACAACCGGAGCTGGTGACGCGTTTGTGGCCGGAATATTATCACAATTAGCTACAGATCTTTCATTACTTCAC AAAGAGGAACAACTGAGAGATTCTCTCAAGTTTGCCAATGCTTGTGGTGCATTGACTGTGACTGAGAGAGGTGCAATACCTGCATTGCCCACAAAAGAAACTGTTCTGAATGCCCTGCTTGAACCTGTATTGTAA